One region of Lytechinus pictus isolate F3 Inbred chromosome 8, Lp3.0, whole genome shotgun sequence genomic DNA includes:
- the LOC135155148 gene encoding uncharacterized protein LOC135155148 isoform X1, whose amino-acid sequence MVRIVVSHLMEKYGNKPSAEQKVGMAISMIQQFPALKDVEGPGYEAWYTSAVEGEHAKGFIEERLKNVRKRMPKQGWTSLEPSSSSEENQKEPSTKEKIEELKSKEKDMEPENLEEMKQWLQHNNSPIPKVVEFMKKTALKRQEEIHSEKKSTVHDIELQWPRLFDVPNMIDGDFRAVHGDVSDRLIMKWTQELAKKLLQYGEKQSPQVQADIDDQSAQDAGLTALPLILPTGKLSNAKKSRATVKEAMESFIDFQPIGTNLPQYLDGLMSKRRQPFVLALGPQKAPAQYFAVVEGRALKQDSLLKAVDVCFKLFYVLDLEYPSACYTTWEFIQKVLYQVNAKDRNTSSCVRSLRTYVLHT is encoded by the exons ATGGTGAGAATAGTTGTATCCCACCTCATGGAGAAATATGGAAACAA ACCATCTGCTGAACAGAAGGTGGGCATGGCAATATCCATGATTCAACAATTTCCAGCACTGAAAGATGTTGAAGGACCTGGTTAT GAAGCATGGTATACATCAGCAGTAGAGGGTGAACATGCAAAGGGCTTCATCGAAGAAAGGTTGAAAAATGTGAGAAAGAGAATGCCAAAGCAAGGGTGGACATCTTTGGAACCTTCAAGTTCAAGTGAGGAGAACCAGAAAGAACCATCAACCaaggaaaaaattgaagaacTAAAATCTAAAG AAAAAGATATGGAGCCGGAGAACTTGGAAGAAATGAAGCAATGGCTTCAACATAATAATAGCCCTATCCCTAAAGTGGTGGAATTCATGAAGAAGACTGCACTGAAAAGACAAGAAGAAATTCACTCAGAGAAGAAATCTACCGTGCATGACATCGAGTTGCAATGGCCTCGACTCTTTGATGTCCctaacatg ATAGATGGTGATTTCAGAGCAGTTCATGGGGATGTGTCTGACAGATTAATCATGAAATGGACTCAAGAACTGGCAAAAAAACTACTGCAGTATGGAGAAAAGCAAAGTCCACAAGTGCAAGCCG ATATAGATGATCAAAGTGCACAGGATGCAGGTCTGACAGCACTGCCCTTGATACTGCCTACAGGAAAACTGTCAAACGCAAAGAAATCCAGGGCTACGGTGAAAGAAGCAATGGAGTCCTTCATTGATTTTCAGCCG aTAGGGACAAACCTCCCTCAATACTTGGATGGACTCATGTCAAAGAGGCGGCAACCATTTGTCCTGGCCCTTGGCCCACAGAAAGCGCCAGCACAATATTTTGCTGTGGTTGAGGGCCGTGCCCTTAAGCAAGACAGCCTTCTGAAGGCTGTTGATGTGTGTTTCAAGTTGTTTTATGTACTTGACCTGGAGTATCCATCTGCGTGCTATACTACATGGGAGTTTATTCAAAAAGTTCTGTACCAGGTAAATGCCAAAGACAGGAACACCTCCTCCTGTGTGAGGTCATTAAGGACATATGTCCTTCATACTTAA
- the LOC135155148 gene encoding uncharacterized protein LOC135155148 isoform X2, protein MVRIVVSHLMEKYGNKPSAEQKVGMAISMIQQFPALKDVEGPGYEAWYTSAVEGEHAKGFIEERLKNVRKRMPKQGWTSLEPSSSSEENQKEPSTKEKIEELKSKEKDMEPENLEEMKQWLQHNNSPIPKVVEFMKKTALKRQEEIHSEKKSTVHDIELQWPRLFDVPNMIDGDFRAVHGDVSDRLIMKWTQELAKKLLQYGEKQSPQVQADDQSAQDAGLTALPLILPTGKLSNAKKSRATVKEAMESFIDFQPIGTNLPQYLDGLMSKRRQPFVLALGPQKAPAQYFAVVEGRALKQDSLLKAVDVCFKLFYVLDLEYPSACYTTWEFIQKVLYQVNAKDRNTSSCVRSLRTYVLHT, encoded by the exons ATGGTGAGAATAGTTGTATCCCACCTCATGGAGAAATATGGAAACAA ACCATCTGCTGAACAGAAGGTGGGCATGGCAATATCCATGATTCAACAATTTCCAGCACTGAAAGATGTTGAAGGACCTGGTTAT GAAGCATGGTATACATCAGCAGTAGAGGGTGAACATGCAAAGGGCTTCATCGAAGAAAGGTTGAAAAATGTGAGAAAGAGAATGCCAAAGCAAGGGTGGACATCTTTGGAACCTTCAAGTTCAAGTGAGGAGAACCAGAAAGAACCATCAACCaaggaaaaaattgaagaacTAAAATCTAAAG AAAAAGATATGGAGCCGGAGAACTTGGAAGAAATGAAGCAATGGCTTCAACATAATAATAGCCCTATCCCTAAAGTGGTGGAATTCATGAAGAAGACTGCACTGAAAAGACAAGAAGAAATTCACTCAGAGAAGAAATCTACCGTGCATGACATCGAGTTGCAATGGCCTCGACTCTTTGATGTCCctaacatg ATAGATGGTGATTTCAGAGCAGTTCATGGGGATGTGTCTGACAGATTAATCATGAAATGGACTCAAGAACTGGCAAAAAAACTACTGCAGTATGGAGAAAAGCAAAGTCCACAAGTGCAAGCCG ATGATCAAAGTGCACAGGATGCAGGTCTGACAGCACTGCCCTTGATACTGCCTACAGGAAAACTGTCAAACGCAAAGAAATCCAGGGCTACGGTGAAAGAAGCAATGGAGTCCTTCATTGATTTTCAGCCG aTAGGGACAAACCTCCCTCAATACTTGGATGGACTCATGTCAAAGAGGCGGCAACCATTTGTCCTGGCCCTTGGCCCACAGAAAGCGCCAGCACAATATTTTGCTGTGGTTGAGGGCCGTGCCCTTAAGCAAGACAGCCTTCTGAAGGCTGTTGATGTGTGTTTCAAGTTGTTTTATGTACTTGACCTGGAGTATCCATCTGCGTGCTATACTACATGGGAGTTTATTCAAAAAGTTCTGTACCAGGTAAATGCCAAAGACAGGAACACCTCCTCCTGTGTGAGGTCATTAAGGACATATGTCCTTCATACTTAA
- the LOC135155148 gene encoding uncharacterized protein LOC135155148 isoform X3 — MAISMIQQFPALKDVEGPGYEAWYTSAVEGEHAKGFIEERLKNVRKRMPKQGWTSLEPSSSSEENQKEPSTKEKIEELKSKEKDMEPENLEEMKQWLQHNNSPIPKVVEFMKKTALKRQEEIHSEKKSTVHDIELQWPRLFDVPNMIDGDFRAVHGDVSDRLIMKWTQELAKKLLQYGEKQSPQVQADIDDQSAQDAGLTALPLILPTGKLSNAKKSRATVKEAMESFIDFQPIGTNLPQYLDGLMSKRRQPFVLALGPQKAPAQYFAVVEGRALKQDSLLKAVDVCFKLFYVLDLEYPSACYTTWEFIQKVLYQVNAKDRNTSSCVRSLRTYVLHT; from the exons ATGGCAATATCCATGATTCAACAATTTCCAGCACTGAAAGATGTTGAAGGACCTGGTTAT GAAGCATGGTATACATCAGCAGTAGAGGGTGAACATGCAAAGGGCTTCATCGAAGAAAGGTTGAAAAATGTGAGAAAGAGAATGCCAAAGCAAGGGTGGACATCTTTGGAACCTTCAAGTTCAAGTGAGGAGAACCAGAAAGAACCATCAACCaaggaaaaaattgaagaacTAAAATCTAAAG AAAAAGATATGGAGCCGGAGAACTTGGAAGAAATGAAGCAATGGCTTCAACATAATAATAGCCCTATCCCTAAAGTGGTGGAATTCATGAAGAAGACTGCACTGAAAAGACAAGAAGAAATTCACTCAGAGAAGAAATCTACCGTGCATGACATCGAGTTGCAATGGCCTCGACTCTTTGATGTCCctaacatg ATAGATGGTGATTTCAGAGCAGTTCATGGGGATGTGTCTGACAGATTAATCATGAAATGGACTCAAGAACTGGCAAAAAAACTACTGCAGTATGGAGAAAAGCAAAGTCCACAAGTGCAAGCCG ATATAGATGATCAAAGTGCACAGGATGCAGGTCTGACAGCACTGCCCTTGATACTGCCTACAGGAAAACTGTCAAACGCAAAGAAATCCAGGGCTACGGTGAAAGAAGCAATGGAGTCCTTCATTGATTTTCAGCCG aTAGGGACAAACCTCCCTCAATACTTGGATGGACTCATGTCAAAGAGGCGGCAACCATTTGTCCTGGCCCTTGGCCCACAGAAAGCGCCAGCACAATATTTTGCTGTGGTTGAGGGCCGTGCCCTTAAGCAAGACAGCCTTCTGAAGGCTGTTGATGTGTGTTTCAAGTTGTTTTATGTACTTGACCTGGAGTATCCATCTGCGTGCTATACTACATGGGAGTTTATTCAAAAAGTTCTGTACCAGGTAAATGCCAAAGACAGGAACACCTCCTCCTGTGTGAGGTCATTAAGGACATATGTCCTTCATACTTAA